Proteins from one Planctomyces sp. SH-PL62 genomic window:
- a CDS encoding ArnT family glycosyltransferase, which yields MQDRRLDINHPDESQGAGDDLEALRRRRDRLWIAALAVFLGAIAALVPTAGDFGVTWDEPAYRYSQVISAQWWEQWAEIRSWDDVQAQLDPDALLYYWPYARFGINFHPPYAGQVSLAARAAFGGGMKDIPSRRLGSILQFALTITLGFHFLSRRYGAAVGLVMAGCLLLMPRLYGQAHLLDTDIPGLFLWVATAFAFWKGLNEPGARRWRVLVGVLLGLAFLEKMAAVGVLLPLLIWLTIARLPSAFTRKVGRGGWIDSVVTLGLMLLPLGIAFVEIQMLQRRLPPPAQADLFFQTSPRPQTALPGAILALPLIIWVLRRLLGRLRPKSPIWGVERPGLETLTAILAFAPVVGWLGNPAWWRETIVRMTHYYTLSNDRQGALPDILILYFGQTYKYSLPWHNAWVLTAITVPPTILAVALVGVVWGLRRIRADRVPLYFLLHMTTLPVLRMLPTPAHDGVRLFLPTFFFLAAFAGWGTAWIGSAVSRRVRWGTIATATLVLAPALLALVRIHPYELSYYNILVGGPSGAWRRGFELTYWYDAFTPRVMEDLNRKLPPDAEVDHLNDKTNTAMQVFNDQQALGHIRHDIKLVRRSGDRFPYVFLLTQDSKASAFTRLLFAMQPWYASTPSQLDGLRAVTVADPTAVSRAWGLSLLVDAPDRSPPDPPAAPAWIRSSFPVLQRFWGDGLQKDNRLGVNEAMVEWARTSPDRLKAAARLIADRRPLQEDADASRLHALLVPEVDGRPNPTRKNLLDQLLRARPEGLVEAVAILTDHPDAVVRILTRYGYTDPQSVGGFLDRDLAGPPPSQP from the coding sequence ATGCAGGACCGCCGTCTCGACATCAATCATCCGGACGAATCCCAGGGGGCGGGGGACGACCTCGAAGCCTTGCGGCGTCGGCGAGACCGTCTCTGGATCGCCGCGCTCGCAGTGTTCCTCGGGGCGATCGCGGCGCTCGTGCCCACGGCGGGGGACTTCGGGGTGACCTGGGACGAGCCGGCGTACCGCTACAGCCAGGTGATCTCGGCCCAGTGGTGGGAGCAATGGGCCGAGATCCGGTCGTGGGACGACGTCCAGGCCCAGCTCGATCCCGACGCCCTCCTCTATTACTGGCCTTACGCTCGATTCGGGATCAACTTTCATCCCCCGTACGCGGGGCAGGTGAGCCTCGCCGCGCGGGCGGCTTTCGGGGGCGGGATGAAGGATATCCCATCCCGACGGCTGGGGTCGATCCTCCAGTTCGCCCTGACGATCACGCTGGGGTTTCACTTTCTGAGCCGTCGCTATGGAGCGGCCGTGGGCCTGGTGATGGCGGGCTGTCTGCTGCTCATGCCCCGGCTCTACGGCCAGGCCCACCTGCTCGACACCGACATCCCTGGCCTCTTCCTCTGGGTCGCAACGGCCTTCGCGTTCTGGAAGGGGCTGAACGAGCCTGGGGCGCGGCGCTGGCGGGTCCTCGTGGGGGTGCTGCTCGGTCTGGCCTTTTTGGAGAAGATGGCGGCGGTGGGTGTGCTGCTCCCGCTCCTGATCTGGCTGACGATCGCCCGACTCCCCTCCGCGTTCACCCGCAAGGTCGGCCGAGGCGGCTGGATCGACTCCGTGGTCACGCTGGGCCTGATGCTGCTGCCGCTCGGGATCGCGTTCGTCGAGATCCAGATGCTCCAGCGCCGGCTGCCGCCCCCCGCGCAGGCGGATTTGTTCTTCCAGACGAGTCCCCGCCCCCAGACCGCCTTGCCGGGCGCGATCCTGGCCTTGCCTTTGATCATCTGGGTGCTCCGACGCCTCCTCGGCCGGCTCCGTCCCAAAAGCCCGATCTGGGGCGTCGAACGGCCCGGGCTGGAGACGCTGACCGCGATTTTGGCGTTCGCTCCGGTCGTGGGGTGGCTCGGCAACCCCGCGTGGTGGCGCGAGACCATCGTGCGCATGACGCATTATTATACGCTGAGCAATGACCGCCAGGGGGCCTTGCCGGACATCCTGATCCTCTATTTCGGGCAGACCTACAAGTACAGCCTCCCCTGGCACAACGCCTGGGTCCTGACGGCGATCACCGTCCCGCCGACGATACTGGCCGTGGCTTTGGTCGGCGTCGTCTGGGGGCTTCGTCGGATCCGAGCGGACCGCGTGCCGCTCTATTTCCTGCTCCACATGACGACGCTTCCGGTCCTTCGGATGCTCCCCACCCCGGCCCACGACGGCGTCCGGCTGTTCCTGCCCACCTTCTTCTTCCTGGCGGCCTTCGCGGGATGGGGGACGGCCTGGATCGGCTCGGCCGTCTCGCGTCGCGTCCGATGGGGGACGATCGCGACGGCGACGCTCGTCCTGGCACCCGCGCTGCTCGCCCTGGTACGCATCCATCCTTATGAGCTTTCGTATTACAACATCCTGGTCGGCGGCCCCTCGGGGGCCTGGCGTCGCGGCTTCGAGCTGACATACTGGTACGACGCCTTCACCCCTCGCGTGATGGAAGACCTGAATCGGAAACTGCCGCCCGACGCCGAGGTCGACCATCTCAACGACAAGACGAACACGGCGATGCAGGTCTTCAACGATCAGCAGGCGCTCGGCCACATCAGGCACGATATCAAGCTGGTCCGCCGCAGCGGCGATCGCTTCCCCTACGTCTTCCTGCTCACGCAGGATTCCAAGGCGTCGGCCTTCACGCGGCTCCTGTTCGCGATGCAGCCCTGGTACGCTTCCACGCCGTCGCAGCTCGACGGCCTTCGGGCCGTGACCGTGGCCGACCCGACGGCCGTCTCGCGGGCCTGGGGCCTCAGCCTCCTGGTCGACGCGCCCGACCGCAGCCCGCCCGACCCGCCGGCCGCCCCCGCCTGGATTCGCTCGTCCTTCCCCGTCCTCCAGCGGTTCTGGGGCGACGGACTCCAGAAGGACAACCGGCTGGGCGTGAACGAGGCGATGGTCGAATGGGCCCGTACCTCGCCCGACCGCCTCAAGGCCGCCGCCCGCCTGATCGCCGACCGTCGTCCGCTCCAGGAAGACGCCGACGCAAGCCGCCTGCATGCGCTCCTCGTCCCCGAAGTCGACGGCCGCCCCAATCCGACCCGCAAAAACCTTCTGGACCAGCTCCTGCGCGCCCGCCCCGAGGGGCTGGTGGAGGCCGTCGCGATCCTGACCGACCATCCCGACGCGGTCGTCCGGATCCTCACGCGATACGGCTACACCGATCCCCAGTCGGTCGGCGGTTTCCTCGATCGGGATCTCGCCGGCCCTCCGCCCTCCCAGCCCTGA
- a CDS encoding DinB family protein yields MSNPLADRFRRWFQYECNVHARVLASFESVPTERRESAEFRKAVDLMSHLVGARERWLDRIEAAPPSNRPLFPRDVRLDDVRRDCSQIERRWTETLEKLDDEALARVVTYQMVDGTTSSNQVEDLLVQLFGHSSYHRGQIAQLVRAAGGTPAETDFIHWVRDPGP; encoded by the coding sequence ATGTCGAACCCGCTCGCCGACCGCTTCCGACGATGGTTCCAGTATGAATGCAACGTCCACGCCCGGGTCCTCGCGTCGTTCGAGAGCGTCCCGACGGAACGTCGAGAGTCCGCCGAATTTCGCAAGGCCGTGGACCTGATGAGCCACCTCGTCGGCGCCCGCGAACGGTGGCTGGACCGGATCGAGGCCGCACCGCCCTCCAATCGTCCGCTCTTCCCCCGCGACGTCCGACTCGACGACGTGAGGCGGGATTGTAGCCAGATCGAGCGACGCTGGACTGAGACCCTGGAGAAACTCGACGACGAGGCCCTGGCTCGCGTCGTCACCTACCAGATGGTCGACGGGACCACCTCCAGCAACCAGGTGGAAGACCTCCTCGTCCAGCTGTTCGGGCATTCGTCCTACCATCGCGGCCAGATCGCGCAACTCGTCCGAGCCGCTGGCGGGACTCCCGCCGAGACCGATTTCATCCACTGGGTGCGGGATCCCGGCCCCTGA
- a CDS encoding WD40 repeat domain-containing serine/threonine protein kinase translates to MASPDPRPAVELPPTILLEPGGFSLSGAESLGFATFLQEPRPGLGLGEDGGPTFQYRGCVAPGTVIDGYEVLAMVGRGGMGEVYRARHRMTAMGQVVALKLLRRSIWDAEARTCDAMRQVARFYVELRAASMIHDEHVVPVLNAGLHEGFPYYVMMFVDGDSLAQQLQSGPMPPVQAVGLIGPIVRAVEHAHSKGVIHRDIKPSNILIDEAGKPYLTDFGLAKLFEHKQSMALTSKDVLMGTPQYIPPEQVRDASRADARSDVYSLGATLYEMLTGIPPFQGADPMGVVIRVLNEPATPPQRLNPFVPDELDRICVRCLEKDPSRRFRTAGELAAELARFLQGVPIETQPPTFLETAVQWVRARPLISALMLAIVASVLIGLVSTTVQLRRARDALGKLEYQAYLNHLALASAALDAGRALDARDQLLECPPIYRDWEWQFLDRLRHYRTPLLGGYPGTIYGLAFRPGGVRLVAGGRHGAPWIWDASKGRKVGVLAGLPAGATVYDLAWSRSADGVERIAASCNDGCLRIWTRKGDAWGTPRELRGHRGGVDALAVSRDGLRVATGGDDGRLLVWDATGGSDRPLLTLVEAGPAILALAFGPVADRLVSVGEEQPPRSWSLSSGRAVPLPKSDRLEQISLAVAVSRSGRYTAVGGDDGVLTLWDVRAPDAPRRLKGGFDPISSVVFSPDEKRLLSADSEGTVTFWDVASCEKVFSRHGHDDAVDVLAFRDDGLILASAGRDGAVRIWDARPWSRADSLGEARSQP, encoded by the coding sequence GTGGCCTCCCCCGATCCGAGGCCGGCCGTCGAACTCCCACCGACGATCCTCCTCGAGCCCGGGGGGTTCTCCCTCTCCGGCGCGGAATCGCTCGGGTTCGCCACCTTCCTCCAGGAGCCCCGGCCGGGGCTGGGATTGGGCGAGGACGGGGGGCCCACGTTCCAGTACCGGGGGTGCGTCGCCCCCGGGACGGTCATTGACGGCTACGAAGTTCTCGCGATGGTGGGCCGCGGCGGCATGGGCGAGGTTTATCGGGCTCGACATCGCATGACGGCCATGGGCCAGGTCGTCGCCCTCAAGCTCCTCCGCCGCTCGATCTGGGACGCGGAAGCCCGGACTTGCGATGCGATGCGCCAGGTCGCGCGGTTCTACGTCGAGCTAAGGGCCGCGTCCATGATCCACGACGAGCACGTCGTCCCGGTCCTGAACGCGGGCCTGCACGAAGGATTCCCTTATTACGTGATGATGTTCGTCGACGGCGACAGCCTGGCGCAACAGCTGCAATCGGGGCCGATGCCCCCGGTCCAGGCGGTCGGACTGATCGGGCCGATCGTTCGCGCCGTGGAGCATGCACACTCGAAAGGCGTGATCCATCGCGACATCAAGCCGAGCAACATCCTCATCGACGAGGCTGGGAAGCCGTATCTGACCGACTTCGGGCTGGCGAAGCTGTTCGAGCACAAACAGTCGATGGCGCTGACGTCCAAGGACGTCTTGATGGGGACGCCCCAGTACATCCCCCCGGAACAGGTGCGGGACGCCTCGCGGGCCGACGCGCGGAGCGATGTCTACAGCCTGGGCGCGACCCTCTACGAGATGCTCACCGGAATCCCCCCGTTCCAGGGGGCCGACCCGATGGGCGTGGTCATTCGGGTCCTGAACGAGCCCGCGACGCCCCCCCAGCGGCTGAATCCGTTCGTCCCCGACGAACTGGATCGGATCTGCGTCCGATGTCTGGAGAAAGATCCGTCGCGACGCTTCAGGACGGCGGGCGAGCTGGCCGCGGAGTTGGCCCGCTTCCTCCAGGGCGTCCCCATCGAGACCCAGCCGCCGACGTTCCTGGAGACGGCCGTCCAGTGGGTGCGCGCGCGGCCCTTGATCTCGGCCCTGATGCTCGCGATCGTCGCCTCGGTGTTGATCGGCCTGGTCTCGACGACGGTCCAGCTTCGGAGAGCGCGAGACGCCCTGGGGAAGCTCGAATATCAGGCCTATCTGAACCATCTCGCCCTCGCCTCGGCGGCGCTCGACGCCGGGCGGGCCCTCGACGCCCGGGATCAGCTTCTGGAATGTCCGCCGATCTATCGCGACTGGGAATGGCAGTTCCTCGACCGACTGCGACATTATCGGACCCCCCTCCTGGGCGGCTACCCGGGGACGATCTACGGCCTGGCGTTCCGCCCCGGGGGCGTGAGGCTCGTCGCCGGCGGTCGTCACGGCGCGCCCTGGATCTGGGACGCGTCGAAGGGGCGAAAGGTCGGTGTTCTGGCGGGCCTCCCGGCCGGGGCGACCGTGTACGATCTCGCCTGGTCCCGGTCGGCCGACGGCGTCGAGCGGATCGCGGCCAGTTGCAACGACGGGTGCCTGAGGATCTGGACCCGCAAGGGGGACGCCTGGGGGACGCCCCGCGAGTTGCGCGGGCACCGGGGAGGCGTCGACGCCCTGGCCGTCTCTCGCGACGGACTTCGCGTGGCGACCGGGGGCGACGACGGTCGCCTGCTGGTCTGGGACGCGACCGGCGGGTCGGACCGGCCCCTTCTCACGCTCGTGGAGGCGGGCCCGGCGATCCTGGCGCTGGCGTTCGGTCCCGTGGCCGACCGACTGGTCAGCGTCGGCGAGGAACAGCCGCCGCGTTCCTGGTCGCTGAGTTCGGGACGGGCCGTCCCCCTCCCCAAATCGGACCGATTGGAGCAAATCTCGCTCGCGGTCGCGGTCTCGCGCAGCGGACGCTATACGGCGGTCGGCGGCGACGACGGGGTCCTGACCTTGTGGGACGTCCGAGCGCCGGACGCCCCCCGCCGCCTGAAAGGGGGGTTCGACCCGATTTCTTCCGTGGTGTTCAGCCCGGATGAGAAGCGACTCCTCTCCGCGGACTCGGAGGGGACGGTCACGTTCTGGGACGTCGCCTCGTGCGAGAAGGTCTTCTCCCGCCACGGGCACGACGACGCGGTCGACGTGCTGGCGTTCCGGGACGACGGCCTGATCCTGGCGTCGGCCGGCCGGGACGGCGCGGTGAGGATCTGGGACGCCCGCCCCTGGAGCCGGGCCGATTCCCTCGGCGAGGCCAGGTCGCAACCTTGA
- a CDS encoding homocysteine S-methyltransferase family protein: MSRFRDLFDPASPVILDAGWATELQKRGLAPGESPDAWNLARPDDVEAVARSFVEAGAQAILTNTFQGSPLALARVGLDGEARRINEEGARLSRRATGGANVRVLGSIGPTGRRRDLAAEAFTLQAEALAAGGVDALVLETFGDLAEAGTALVAARATGLPVVAAFYFDEASGEPRTADGSSPEAIAQAMAQAGADAVGANCGAGIAGFAEVCRRLASACDLPIWIKPNAGLPTIVDGKAVYETTADAFAAALPELVAAGAAFVGGCCGTSPEFIRALRIAARGRGPAR, translated from the coding sequence ATGAGCCGATTCAGGGATCTGTTCGACCCGGCCTCCCCCGTGATCCTCGACGCCGGCTGGGCCACCGAGCTGCAAAAGCGGGGCCTCGCGCCGGGCGAGTCTCCCGACGCCTGGAACCTCGCGCGACCGGACGACGTCGAGGCCGTCGCCCGTTCGTTCGTCGAGGCCGGGGCCCAGGCGATCCTGACCAACACCTTCCAGGGAAGCCCCCTCGCGCTCGCCCGCGTCGGGCTCGACGGCGAGGCCCGCCGGATCAACGAGGAGGGGGCGAGGCTCTCCCGGCGGGCGACCGGCGGCGCGAACGTGCGCGTCCTGGGCTCGATCGGGCCGACGGGCCGCCGGCGCGATCTCGCGGCCGAGGCCTTCACCCTCCAGGCCGAGGCGCTGGCCGCCGGCGGCGTCGACGCCCTCGTCCTGGAGACGTTCGGCGATCTGGCCGAGGCCGGGACGGCCCTGGTCGCCGCCAGGGCGACCGGCCTCCCGGTCGTCGCAGCGTTCTATTTTGATGAAGCGTCCGGCGAGCCGAGGACGGCGGACGGTTCGAGCCCCGAAGCGATCGCGCAAGCCATGGCCCAGGCCGGAGCCGACGCCGTGGGTGCCAACTGCGGCGCGGGCATCGCCGGGTTCGCCGAAGTCTGTCGGCGACTCGCCTCGGCCTGCGACCTACCAATCTGGATCAAGCCGAACGCGGGCCTGCCGACGATCGTGGACGGCAAGGCGGTCTACGAGACGACCGCCGACGCGTTCGCCGCGGCGTTGCCCGAACTCGTCGCGGCCGGTGCGGCCTTCGTCGGGGGCTGCTGCGGGACGTCGCCCGAATTCATCAGGGCGCTTCGCATCGCCGCAAGAGGGCGGGGTCCCGCCAGATAG